One genomic segment of Chitinivorax sp. B includes these proteins:
- a CDS encoding phenolic acid decarboxylase produces the protein MRFDRANLSHFLGKSFIYTYEKGWRYELYVKNQSMIDYRVHSGMVGGRWVKNQHVNIVRVAKDIYRVSWVEPTGTSVALTLNLQDYIVHGAIYFPRWIVEAPEKIACYQNDHLKEMEAYRDAGPIYPTEVIDSFATLLYIRDCGINNEQVIACPPSELPDNYPFSLPDRNLLP, from the coding sequence ATGCGTTTTGACCGAGCAAATCTAAGCCATTTTTTGGGTAAGAGTTTTATCTATACCTACGAAAAAGGTTGGCGCTACGAGCTCTATGTTAAAAATCAATCTATGATTGATTATCGTGTCCACAGTGGAATGGTGGGAGGACGCTGGGTAAAAAACCAGCATGTGAACATTGTTCGAGTGGCTAAGGATATATATCGGGTCTCTTGGGTAGAACCGACAGGAACGAGTGTTGCCCTCACGTTAAACCTTCAGGACTATATCGTACATGGGGCGATTTACTTCCCTCGATGGATCGTAGAGGCACCTGAGAAGATAGCTTGCTATCAAAATGACCACCTGAAAGAAATGGAAGCGTATCGTGACGCAGGCCCCATTTATCCAACAGAGGTTATCGATAGTTTTGCAACGCTGCTCTACATTCGCGACTGCGGCATCAATAACGAGCAGGTCATTGCTTGCCCACCCAGCGAACTACCGGATAACTATCCATTCAGCTTGCCGGACAGAAATCTACTGCCTTAA
- a CDS encoding LysR family transcriptional regulator, with the protein MLNDLKRIAIFNKVVECGSLTSAGASLGLTKSKVSEQVTVLESNLNVRLLNRTPRKINLTTEGHTFYQYSRGLLQVAEEAISSVNHLSSEVSGTIRIGATVDVGTYLLNPLLPAFCKQYPKVTFDIQLDDGVQDLVETNLDLVIRIGDLAPSSLIGRTIAPFELGIYACRSYLEHRPPIKHIQDIEQHDWVVLTRLNLPNHVLSLVNQNGDSHHIKTSPKHFCNAPLGVMSMVQLGMGVGLIANFLVDQIQDSNLIRLFPDFCQKGQAMNILYPSRKNLAPRVRLLIDYLIDALRA; encoded by the coding sequence ATTGCAATATTCAATAAAGTGGTTGAGTGTGGGTCGCTGACATCTGCTGGTGCATCGCTGGGACTTACCAAGTCAAAGGTGAGTGAGCAAGTGACTGTATTGGAATCAAACCTGAATGTGCGATTGTTGAACCGGACTCCACGCAAGATCAATCTGACCACAGAAGGTCATACCTTCTATCAATACAGCCGTGGGCTGTTGCAGGTTGCAGAAGAAGCCATCAGTTCAGTCAATCATCTGTCCTCTGAGGTGTCAGGCACGATTCGAATCGGTGCAACGGTCGATGTTGGAACCTACCTGCTGAACCCATTATTGCCGGCCTTTTGCAAACAATACCCAAAAGTAACATTTGATATTCAATTGGATGATGGTGTACAGGACTTGGTAGAGACCAACCTGGACTTGGTGATCCGCATTGGTGACCTTGCCCCATCATCCCTCATTGGCAGAACGATCGCTCCATTTGAACTCGGTATCTATGCCTGTCGTAGTTATTTGGAGCATAGGCCACCAATCAAGCACATCCAGGATATCGAGCAACATGACTGGGTTGTGCTTACCCGGCTGAATTTGCCCAATCATGTACTCTCGCTGGTCAATCAAAATGGCGACAGCCACCATATCAAAACCAGCCCTAAGCATTTCTGCAATGCCCCTCTTGGCGTGATGTCAATGGTACAGCTAGGAATGGGTGTAGGCCTGATTGCCAATTTTTTGGTAGACCAAATCCAGGATTCCAATCTCATCCGCTTGTTTCCCGATTTTTGCCAGAAGGGACAGGCTATGAATATATTGTATCCAAGCAGGAAAAATCTTGCTCCTCGTGTCCGCTTGTTGATTGATTACTTGATTGATGCCCTGCGTGCGTAG